In a genomic window of Musa acuminata AAA Group cultivar baxijiao unplaced genomic scaffold, Cavendish_Baxijiao_AAA HiC_scaffold_1104, whole genome shotgun sequence:
- the LOC135666474 gene encoding probable sulfate transporter 3.3 produces the protein MEGECTRRGEGQVEIGVVTSEAVHRVAEPPPQSTVDKMKVRMKETFFPDDPFRRFKGQPLKRKWVLAAQYLFPVLDWAPSYSFSLFKSDLVAGLTIASLAIPQGISYAKLASLPPVVGLYTSFVPPLVYSVLGSSRDLAVGPVSIASLVMGSMLRQVANPNTDPYLFLQLAFTATFFAGLFQASLGILRLGFIIDFLSKATLVGFMAGSAIIVSLQQLRNLLGIVHFTKKMGVVPVMSSVFHNTNEWSWQTAAMGICFLAFLLLARHVGMRRPKLYWISVGAPLASVIVSTLVVFLIKAQNHGVSTIGKLRCGLNRPSWDKLLFDGTHLSATMKTGLVTGIISLAEGIASGRTFASLRSYKVDGNKEMMAIGLMNIVGSCTSCYVSTGAFSRSAVNHNAGCKTAMSNVVMATTVMVTLLLLMPLFAYTPNVVLAAIIIAAVVGLVDVPAACNIWKLDKVDFLVCLSSFLGVVFVSVQQGLAIAIGLSTFRILLQITRPKMIAVGNIPGTSIYRDMHQYKEAKGVPGFLILAIEAPINFSNTTYLNERITRWIENETNETTMEDKEASLRFLILDLSAVPTVDTSGITFLNELKKSTEKDGLEVIFVNPMGEVMEKLQRANKIHEFLGVGSLYLTIGEAVISLSPFIKESA, from the exons ATGGAGGGGGAGTGCACGAGGAGAGGAGAGGGACAGGTGGAGATAGGGGTGGTGACGTCGGAGGCGGTGCACAGGGTGGCGGAGCCGCCACCACAGAGCACGGTGGACAAGATGAAGGTGAGGATGAAGGAGACCTTCTTCCCCGACGACCCGTTCCGCCGGTTCAAAGGGCAGCCACTCAAGAGGAAGTGGGTGCTCGCGGCTCAGTACCTCTTTCCGGTCCTTGACTGGGCTCCAAGCTACAGCTTCTCCCTCTTCAAGTCCGACCTCGTCGCCGGGCTCACCATCGCCAGCTTAGCCATCCCACAG GGAATCAGCTATGCCAAGCTCGCGAGTCTGCCTCCTGTAGTCGGCCTCT ATACGAGCTTCGTGCCGCCGCTGGTGTACTCGGTGCTGGGGAGCTCGAGGGATCTCGCGGTCGGGCCGGTGTCCATCGCGTCGCTCGTAATGGGGTCGATGCTGCGGCAGGTGGCGAACCCCAACACCGACCCCTACCTCTTCCTTCAGCTGGCCTTCACCGCCACCTTCTTCGCCGGCCTCTTCCAAGCGTCTCTCGGGATATTAAG GTTGGGATTCATCATCGACTTCCTGTCCAAAGCTACGTTGGTCGGGTTCATGGCCGGATCTGCCATCATAGTCTCTCTCCAGCAGCTCAGAAACCTCCTGGGGATCGTCCATTTCACCAAGAAGATGGGCGTGGTTCCGGTGATGAGCTCTGTCTTCCACAACACCAATGAG TGGTCATGGCAAACGGCAGCGATGGGGATCTGCTTCCTGGCCTTCCTGCTACTGGCGAGACACGTG GGCATGAGAAGGCCAAAGCTGTACTGGATCTCAGTTGGAGCTCCACTGGCATCCGTCATCGTCTCCACACTCGTAGTCTTCCTGATCAAAGCTCAGAATCATGGAGTCAGCACT ATCGGGAAGCTGAGATGTGGCCTGAATCGTCCATCGTGGGACAAATTACTGTTCGACGGTACCCACTTGAGCGCCACCATGAAAACTGGGCTCGTTACAGGGATCATCTCCCTCGCT GAAGGAATCGCGAGTGGAAGAACCTTTGCTTCGTTGAGGAGCTACAAGGTCGACGGGAACAAGGAGATGATGGCCATCGGACTGATGAACATCGTGGGTTCTTGCACCTCCTGCTACGTCTCCACGG GCGCCTTCTCCCGCTCGGCTGTGAACCACAACGCAGGGTGCAAGACGGCCATGTCGAACGTGGTGATGGCGACGACGGTGATGGTGACGCTCCTCCTCCTCATGCCCCTGTTCGCCTACACCCCAAACGTCGTGCTCGCCGCCATCATAATCGCAGCAGTCGTCGGCCTGGTCGACGTCCCCGCCGCATGCAACATATGGAAGCTGGATAAGGTCGACTTCCTTGTCTGCTTGTCTTCGTTCCTCGGCGTCGTCTTCGTCTCGGTGCAACAGGGCCTTGCGATCGCG ATTGGTTTGTCGACATTTAGGATCCTTCTCCAGATCACAAGACCAAAGATGATTGCCGTAGGTAACATTCCAGGGACGAGTATCTACAGAGACATGCATCAGTACAAGGAAGCTAAAGGAGTCCCTGGGTTCCTCATTCTTGCCATTGAAGCCCCCATTAACTTCTCCAACACCACTTATCTGAACGAAAG GATAACAAGGTGGATAGAGAATGAAACCAATGAAACCACCATGGAAGATAAAGAAGCTAGTCTTCGGTTTCTAATCCTAGATTTGTCAG CTGTGCCAACAGTGGATACCAGTGGAATCACATTTCTAAATGAGTTAAAGAAGTCAACAGAGAAAGATGGCCTTGAG GTTatctttgtgaatccaatgggagAAGTCATGGAGAAACTTCAAAGAGCAAATAAAATACATGAGTTTCTTGGAGTGGGTTCCCTTTACCTGACAATAGGAGAGGCAGTGATCTCACTTTCTCCATTCATCAAGGAGTCTGCTTAA